TAGGCTTTTTGCAAATCTAGTTTCATCAGACAACAAGGAACATGCTGACTGTTCCTGTACATTTTCACAATATCCTGGCAAACCAGAACATTATGCAAAATAGACCTTCCAGCCACAAAAGCACCCTGGTTTTGAGAGATGATATCTGGTAGCACAAAATTCAGTCTTTCACACACTAGCTTGGAAATGCAGTTATAAATAGTAGAACATCAAGCAATTGCTCTAAAATCACCCACAGAAGAGGGAACTTTgaccttagggacaagtgtgatGGAGGTGACATTCACTTCCCTTAGAATTTTACCAGTAGCAAAAAAAATCTGTGATGGCCttgtgaacatcatcttttatgGTACCCCAAGCTTCTTTGAAGAAATGGTTGTTAAAACCATCCATCCCAGGTGCTTTAAAGCTAGGAATATCATCTAGAACTCTCTTAATATCCTCAACTGTGAAAGAGCATTCCAATTTCCTCCTGTGATCATCAGTCAGTCTACGACCTCTATCCATGATGGAACTTAGAATAGGGGTCCTATTCTCAATGTTGGAAAAGAAAAGAGACTTGTAGAACTGAACAAAAGCACCTTGCGCCCCACTATCAGTTTGAATCCAATTAGCAGAGTTGTCATGAATTGACTGGATTCTATTGTGTTTCCTCCTCTGTCTAATGCTTTGGTGGAAAGATTTGGTGTTTTCATCTCCATTCTGAAGCCAGTGAATCTTAGCAGTTTGTTTCAAGTAGGACAAGTAATTATCCTTAGCTTTCCTATATTCAGTAGCAACGGTTTTCTCTTCTGCAGCAAGGTCATGGTTCCCAGGGTTAGCATGGAGGTGGTTTTGAGTTTCAATCAATAACTTATGGCACCTGTAGTGTTCAGTTTCAACATCACTGTAACCCTCCCTGTTTAGATCCTTAAGATCAACATTGATCCCTTTCAACTTCTGTAATACTCTGTACATAGGGCGTCCATAGACATACTTTCCCCAATTTGTATCCACAATGGTATGGAACCTAGGAGAGGAGGTCCACATATTGTAGAACCTAAATGGCCTTTTCTGTGGAGACTTTTGGTAACAGTTGAGAACCATTGGGCAATGGTCAAAATCACCTTCACGCAAGTAAGCTGCTTCAGCAGAGTAATACAGATCTCCCCACTTAGTGTTAGCCAGAACCCTGTCAATTCTGGAAAACACTCTATATGCACCATCTTGCTTATTGTTCCAAGTATAAAATCTTCCTACTGTTTTTACTTCAGTCAACTGGCAGTAGTTCATACAGCTTCTCATAGGCTGAATTTTAGATGTTCTAACAGTGGAGCCAATTCTGTCCTCAAGATCCATGAGGGCATTGAAATCCCCCATAATGATCCAAGCCTCTTTGCACTTGTCGGCAATGGCTTTAAGAGATTCCCATAGAGATTCTTTGGTGGTTCTGTCATGGAGACCATATATGAATGTGCAATGAAAACCAGTACCAGTGCTTCTAGGTGTAACAAAACAATGCATGAACTCAGTATGCATCAGAACAATATCAACCATAAATGCATCAGGGTCCCATGCAATAACTATTCTACCATTTTGATGGCAGCTGAGATTGGTAGAAAAACACCAACTAGGGCAAACATTAAGGTACATGTCACCCATTCTAGGGGCTTTCACCCTAGTTTCTAGAAGGCTGAACATTTTAATGTGATGAGAGGCAATAAACCTCCTCACCTCCCCTTGTTTATCTCTTCTGTTCAGCCCTCTAACATTCCAAGAAAGTAAGATATCCATTGGGAGAAGGGGATGTCACCCCCTGACCCAATGAACCTCCAACATGTTCCATGCATTACAGTTCTTCCTCATTGTCATCAGAAGTATGTAATTCCATGAATGAGTTTCCAGTTTGTACAGGTTTCAACTGGTTGCACCTGTGTCTACTGAATCCAGCAGTAGCAAGAACAAAACCCTCTACATCAACTTCTGGAGCTATGGTTGTCTCCTTGGCTGCAGGAACAGAAATGGGAGCTAAGGTAGTTGTAGATTGAACCACTTTAGGAACCCATTGCTTCCTCCCTTTGTTGACTCTCCTATGACATTGCTCTTGTGTATGTCCCATTCCTTTACAAAGGGAACAGGAGATGGGGATCCAATCATACTCCACCTTCTCGTCAACAAATTTGCCTTTTTCATCAAGAAACTAAATCATTTCTGGGAATTGTTGGTCAATGCTCACCTCAACCAACACTTTGGCAAACATCAGTTTGTCTCTATGTTGGGTTGCCTGGTCAACTTTGATCACAGTGCCAATCACACCAGCAATTTTGTTCAGATTCTTTTCTCCCCAATACTTAACATCCAAACCATGAAGTTTAATCCAAATGGGAACCAATTTCACAGGGTCTTTGGTAAAATTGTTATCAGGGGTCCATGGTTTTACAATCACAGGTTTTGAATCAAAAAACTGAGCACAACCCTTCAACGCCTTCTGGCAGTTCTCCATTGTAGCAAATCGAATCAAGAAAACCCCCTTCCCAACCATTGCCACCTTGTCTATCCCAAAATTTCCCCAGATTCTATTCACAAAACCAACCATCACAttttagggggggggggggggggggattagCACCTAAAATATAACAAACAATCGAAGATTGCCAAAATGCAATTTCATCTACAATGTCATCATCCACAATATTAATCAAGTCAGGTTTAGTCGGGATTTCATTCACAATAGTTTcattcaagttcacttcatTATTAATCACAGATGCTCTGTTTTCAAACGAACCCCCATTCCCGCCATTTTTTGATTGGAAATGAGAGGAGAGGGTCTTACCAGCACTCAATCCATTAATCCAAGCATTAAACTCAGTTCGCACCTATGATTGATGTTGTAAATCTCTCAGAGCTGTTGTTGGAGATAGAATTTGGGCCTCCATTAAAGATTCAATTTCTAGGTTTGTCATCGAACTTTCAGAGATGGTGTCAAGGTCCTCTAATGGAGTGCTAGGGGAACCTTTAGCCTGCGCACGAGTAACCGGCTTTGTCACTGTCACATTCGCTGAATTTTTCTCACCATTGTTGTGTTTGCTCGCCTGCTTTCGAGGTCGTCCCATGGTGTCGAAGAGGTCGCCTCTTCGAAACCTCTCAACCGCGAGCACAAGTCTctctattttaattttttgatcattttttatctttctttatgtgattaattgcatcataattcatgattaagcatataATTGTGCATTGAATTTGTTtacttatttatattattttgggggattgaattattttgttgggaacgcgttagtaagactttaaGTTGTGTATTTCAGGATTTAAAATGTTGCCTTCAAAGTTCTCTAACCTAGGACAACTAGAGAAGTTGAACTGTGAAACTCCACACATCTATGCGAAGAAAATTGAGTTTGCTTGTAACTACTTTGCTACCGTCAAGGATTTGCCTCATCTAAGGAATAAGGATGTTATGTctgagatggttattcattgcttacctcaCCGGACCCCATACATTGCCCTTAAGAACCAATTTCATGATATGCATTATGAAGATGGTACTCCTAATTATTTTAAGTATGGTATTCAtgatggtagatggaggtatGACATGGAAGTCATGAGCACTATTCTAGAGTTTGCGGAAAAGAGTTATAAGGATGGTAGATTTGAGGAAAGCTTAAacttcgtgcgtgtactggacTCCGAGACAATTATCAGTagtgaaggtcatgtttggAGGGTGGGGTTCCTTCTCCCCGACAGTGCTAAAATTGACTCGGTGGGAGAGAGCTCTTAGATGTTTCATGCTGGCATTGGTGGACCTCTGCCCCCCAAATACCACTAAGATATCATGCTTCTTGTGCCATGTGGCTTCGTGGATTCTCTTTTGGGTCTGCTCTTAAGGCTTGCCACTCGGGAATTTTTCCTTCTCCAGCGCTCATTCTCTTCGATCAGCCAAGTACTGCTTGAGGTatcctcggcgaacgaggtcctctaTGTTGTCCTTCAGCTGGTTACACTCCTCGGTGCAATAGCCATAATCATCGTGGAATTCGCACCACTTGTTTCTATTCCTGTGAgttgatttcaatttcaatttggcTGGTTTCTGCCACTTCTCATCGTGCTTGTGGAGGTTGTAGATTTCTTTTTGGGAGATAGCCAGTGGGGTGTACTTGGTGTACTTGAGTTGAAGATCACCCTCTTTCCCTTTCTTCTCCGGGCTAGCAACTCTTGCACCCtgcttctctttcccctttcttgagcTGCCAAGCCTGATTTCCTTGTGTATCCGTCGGATCCGAGGAGCTCTTTAACTTTGATGCCGCTTTGTTGGACTCTTCGGTTCTAATGAATGCATCTGCCATTTGCAGCACGTCAGCTATCTTGGTGGGGTTCTTCATTGGCAGTTTGTCACGGAACCTTCCTTCCAAAAGTGTGTGCTTTAATGCGAAGATTGCCATGTCAGGCTGTAAGTTAGGGATGTTGGTTGACTCTTTCATGAACTTCGACATGAAGTCGCGAAGACTTTCTCCCGCTTTTTGTTGTACCGAAGTAAGTTCCACAGTGGTTCGTTCACGGCGGTTGTTGCTGACAAACTGAACTTGGAATTTCTCGCTCAGATCCCCGGCCAAAGCTGACGATTGAACCCTTCGGCAGCGACCTGAACCATTCTCCTGCCACTGCGGTTAGCGTAGTTGGgaaatatttgcaccaacaCGCTTCGGATTGGGGACTCAGGTACATCTTCTGCTCGTACAAGATTATGTGGTCTCGCGGATCGGTTGTCCCGTTGTATGTCAAATGCGTCGGTAGCCTGAACTTCAGGATTTCTTCCATTACCAACTCTTCAATGAATGGGGAGGATTTCGGCGTCATTACCTTTTTTTCTAGCCTCGCCCTGACTCCTCTGCTCCCCGAGGTTTCTGCGCGAGAATCCTTGGGTGTGTGACGGGGGCTAGGAGTTCGGTCTCGCCTCCTCTTACTCCTTTTGGCAGCTCGGTTGTTGGTCTCAGGTTGGTCATTGGATATGCTTGAAACACCGATCCTTTCGTGCACTGAAGGCCTTAGCCTATTGAGCACTGTGCTTCGGATTCGGGTGGGTCGACTCGCAGTCGTCCCATTGCTTCGGAAAGTCCGTGAGGTTAGCGACCTGAACCAATCTGGTTGATCCCCGAGCCTTTTTCTAGGTGCTCTAGGTGTCCTTTATCCAGCGGGATGTAAGGTGGATCTCTGTCATCGATGGGAGAGTTCAGAGAGATCCCGAAGGTTCATCATTAGGATGAGCCTCTAGGTTGAGTGTGCATCTTGTTTGCCGGTGGATAAGGAGGTCATTCCTTGCCTTTTGATCCTTTTCGTTGAAAAGGAAGTTCCGCATTATTGTCATGGCCGCGGTAAGCTCTTTCCTTGTAGGGACCGGAGGCCTTGAAGCCACCATGTGAGTATGCGTGTTCCTACTCGATTGGGAGTTGGCTTGCATTTCAGATTCATAGTGTGAATCCACGTAATGGTTGAGATTTTCCATTTTGGAAGCAAAAATGGTTTATTTTTCAAGGCTTCGTAGtgtcttccccacagacggcgcctaATTGTTCCGGTGTCGAAATTGTGGGCTTCAGATTGAAGGTCCTTTCGTTGGTgtggaagatcttgcttgtttgattgTGTGGAACCCATATATACCTGTACAATgacaaagttactagcctcgagg
This genomic stretch from Spinacia oleracea cultivar Varoflay chromosome 3, BTI_SOV_V1, whole genome shotgun sequence harbors:
- the LOC110784841 gene encoding uncharacterized protein, with amino-acid sequence MGHTQEQCHRRVNKGRKQWVPKVVQSTTTLAPISVPAAKETTIAPEVDVEGFVLATAGFSRHRCNQLKPVQTGNSFMELHTSDDNEEELGLNRRDKQGEVRRFIASHHIKMFSLLETRVKAPRMGDMYLNVCPSWCFSTNLSCHQNGRIVIAWDPDAFMVDIVLMHTEFMHCFVTPRSTGTGFHCTFIYGLHDRTTKESLWESLKAIADKCKEAWIIMGDFNALMDLEDRIGSTVRTSKIQPMRSCMNYCQLTEVKTVGRFYTWNNKQDGAYRVFSRIDRVLANTKWGDLYYSAEAAYLREGDFDHCPMVLNCYQKSPQKRPFRFYNMWTSSPRFHTIVDTNWGKYVYGRPMYRVLQKLKGINVDLKDLNREGYSDVETEHYRCHKLLIETQNHLHANPGNHDLAAEEKTVATEYRKAKDNYLSYLKQTAKIHWLQNGDENTKSFHQSIRQRRKHNRIQSIHDNSANWIQTDSGAQGAFVQFYKSLFFSNIENRTPILSSIMDRGRRLTDDHRRKLECSFTVEDIKRVLDDIPSFKAPGMDGFNNHFFKEAWDIISQNQGAFVAGRSILHNVLVCQDIVKMYRNSQHVPCCLMKLDLQKAYDTVEWSFLEEVMTNLGFPVHFINLVMTCLTTTHYSVLINGVPTELIQPTRGWIQPTRGEHPHFRFHSRCKLLSLNHLCFADDLLMFCRGDPNVVSVMLEGFKIFSSTTGLEVNAAKSSIYCCGISQENRETISQVYGFKFGTLPFKYLGVPIVRL